DNA from Candidatus Zixiibacteriota bacterium:
CCGGCCTTCTCCTGGTGGCAGGAGTAGCAGGATTTTGGCTGGGCCCGTATGACGGCGGGGACCGCGACCAGAAGCAATAAGCTGGCCGCCAACAGAATCACGAATCGGGTCGGGTGTCTCACGGTCGCATGGCCCTCACAACATCGCCGTTTAAGGGACGCAAAATTCGACAAAAAAGCAAGTGAATCGGTTCTCAAGACCACAGTTTTTGTCCCGATAGTGTCGACCTCCCGCTGTGCCGTGTCATCGGGCACGGCGGCCGCCTGCCGCCGCTCCACGTCCGAGAATCCATCCGACTGATCGGCCCTCGGCTGAAACCTATTGGGCGATAACACGTAGGCAACTGGAGGTTCGATCCGGAAAAGGGTTGAACCGGGACTCTGGGAATACGTACCTTCGCGCACAAGCTACCCGTCCCTCACCGGGAGTGGATGACAGAGGCAGCAAACCGGCAACAAGCCATACACAAGGAGGCATGATGCACAGATTGCGTACGCTGGTGGTTTGGGTCGCGGTCCTGATCGTGGCCGGAATCGGCAGTGCCATGGCCGACGAAGGGATGTGGCCGCTCTTCGAGCTGAACAAGATCGATCTGTCCGCCCTGAAGGCCCGCGGCATGCAACTCACCCCGGAACAGATCTTCAATGAGCAGGACGGTGGGATCTCCGCCGCGGTCGTCCAAGTCGGCGGTGGAACCGGATCGTTCGTCTCTACCGACGGGCTGATCATCACCAACCACCATGTCGCCTTCGGCGCCATCCAGCAACAAAGCAGCGTCGACCAGAACTACCTCCGCGATGGTTTCTGGGCCAGGACCCGTGCCGAAGAGATCCCTGCCATCGGCTACCAGGCCTTCATCACCAAATCGTTCCGCGACGTGACGAAGGAAGTCCTCTCGGCAGCCAAGCCCGGCATGTCCGACTTGGAGCGATATAAGGCGATCGACAAGAAGAAGTCGGAGATCGTCAAGCGCGAAGAAAAGGCGGGCGGCGACGTTCGTTGCTGGGTCGCGACCTTCCACTCCGGATTGCAGCACGTTCTGGTCACATCGTTCCGCATCCAGGATGTGCGTATCGTCTACATCCCACCACAGGCGATCGGTGAGTTCGGCGGCGATATCGACAACTGGATGTGGCCGCGTCATACCGGCGACTTCTCCTTCCTGCGCGCCTATGTGGCGCCGGACGGCAAGTCCGCGACCTATTCTGAGCAGAATGTGCCGTACAAGTCCACCACCTACCTGACCATCTCCTCGGCACCGCGCGCCGAAGGCGACCTGACGCTGATGCTCGGCTATCCGGGCGGCACGTACCGCTATCGGGATTCGTACTCGATCAATGAGCACGTCAACTACAACCATCCCCAAACGATCAAGGACTTCACCGAGCTGGTCGCCCTGTTGGAGGAGGCCGGACGCAACGACTCGACGACCGCGCTCAAGGTCGCCGGGACCATCAAGGGCCTCAACAACGCTTTGAAGAACAGCCAGGGCGTGCTCCGCGGCCTGCGTCGAGCGAATCTCCTCGACGTCAAGCGCAAACAGGACGCCGACCTGACCGCGTTCATCAAAGCCGATCCCGCGCGGGTCAAGAAGTACGGCGACATCCTCCCCAGCATCGCTGTGCTGTATGCCGACCTTGACAATTGGCGGGAAAAGCAGCGGCTGATCGGGCTTCTGGGTTTCACCGACCACTACGGACTGGCGCAGACACTGTACAAGTGGAGCATCGAAAAGGCCAAGCCAGATGCCGAGCGTGAACCGGGATTCATGGAACGCAACGTGGCCAACCTGAAGCGCAACTTGGAGGAAGCGCAGTACACGCTGGCACCCTCTGCCGACCGCCGTGTACTGGAGTACCTGACCTGGCGCGTCATACGCCTTCCCGCCGGTCAGCGCATCAAGGGGATGGATAAGAACATCACGCTTACTGCCGGCAGCGACACCGCCGCCGTCATCAACTCCTTTATCGCCAATCTCTTCGACCACACCAAGATCGGCACCGCCGAGGAACGTCTCAAGATGTTCGACATGACGACCGCCCAACTGATGGCGCTGAATGACCCATTCCTCAACCTGGCGCGCGACATCTACGACGACAACGAGGAGATCATCAACCGCAACAAGGCCTTCGGTGGCGCCGTCGAACGGCTGCGGCCGCGTTACC
Protein-coding regions in this window:
- a CDS encoding S46 family peptidase, with amino-acid sequence MHRLRTLVVWVAVLIVAGIGSAMADEGMWPLFELNKIDLSALKARGMQLTPEQIFNEQDGGISAAVVQVGGGTGSFVSTDGLIITNHHVAFGAIQQQSSVDQNYLRDGFWARTRAEEIPAIGYQAFITKSFRDVTKEVLSAAKPGMSDLERYKAIDKKKSEIVKREEKAGGDVRCWVATFHSGLQHVLVTSFRIQDVRIVYIPPQAIGEFGGDIDNWMWPRHTGDFSFLRAYVAPDGKSATYSEQNVPYKSTTYLTISSAPRAEGDLTLMLGYPGGTYRYRDSYSINEHVNYNHPQTIKDFTELVALLEEAGRNDSTTALKVAGTIKGLNNALKNSQGVLRGLRRANLLDVKRKQDADLTAFIKADPARVKKYGDILPSIAVLYADLDNWREKQRLIGLLGFTDHYGLAQTLYKWSIEKAKPDAEREPGFMERNVANLKRNLEEAQYTLAPSADRRVLEYLTWRVIRLPAGQRIKGMDKNITLTAGSDTAAVINSFIANLFDHTKIGTAEERLKMFDMTTAQLMALNDPFLNLARDIYDDNEEIINRNKAFGGAVERLRPRYLAALLEWKQGSMYPDANGTIRLAYGDVEGYMPADAVTYKFITTLAGVIDKETGEEPFASPKALLDAYKSGDFGKYNDPSIGGVPVNFLTTDDGTGGNSGSPVMNGKGELIGLDFDSNWEGVAGDYFFDPPVKRSIVVDIRYVLYILDKVYHVQGLLDQLTIH